The genomic region GTCGTCCTGGCGGCGCGCCACTGACGCCCCACTAACTAGGGCGTTACGCACTACCTCGCGAGCGCGAAGACTTCAGCGCACGTGAACTCATGAGTAGCAGTGACACCAAGGAATACACAGTGACCAAGACACGCATTCAGAAATCGCTCGGAGCAATCGCGCTCTCGGCATCCGCCCTACTCCTCTTCACCGGATGTGCCAACAACGGCAACGGTGGGGAAAGCAACGCCGACGGTGACAGCTACAACGTAGCCGTCCTCGCCGCATCCAGCCAGAACGGCTACAACCAGGCCGTCTACAAAGGCGTTGAAGACTACGCAAAGACCCTCGATAAGAAGGTCAATCTCACGCTGCTCGACGGGCAGTTTAACTCGGAGACGCAGCTGTCCCAGCTGCAAAACGTGACGGGCGACAGCCAATACGACGGCGTGATCGTTGTGCCAAACGACGGGCCGACCCTTGCCGCGGCGTTCCCAACGGTCAACGAGATCCCCGTTGTTGCCGTACTCAACCCCATCGGGCCCGACATCGACAAGATGGAGGCGCAGGTTGAGGGCGTCGTTTCAACCGTCGCCGTGCCGCCATCGGACGCCGCAACCACGCAAGCAGAGCTTGTTGTTGACTACTGCAAAGACATCGACCCCTGCAAGGTCGCCTTGCTCGTTGGCAACCTGAGCGCCACGCTCGATGTCGCCCGCCGCGACGCATACCGTGAGGTGCTCGACTCCGAGAAGAACATCGAGATCGTTTCGGAGCTTGAGGGCAACTACGACCGTGATAAGTCGCTCACGGCCGTCTCAAACATGCTGCAGAGTACGCCAGACGTCAACGTCATCCTCTCGAACGCCGATCAGCAGACCACCGGCGCTCAGATCGCGCTTGAGAATGCCGGCATTGAGCCGTCGAGCGTGTACCTCACCGGTGGAGGAGGAACGACCGGCGCCGTGACCGCCGTGCGCGACGGCATCTGGCAGGCCGACTACCTCAACTTCCCAGTGTCAATGGGTTCTGCCGCGCTTGAGCAGCTCATCAACTCGCTTGAGGGCAAAGACGTGAAGGCGGTTGTTGACGCCGACGCGGTTGGCGGTATGGATGCCTTCGTCACCAAAGAAACCCTCGACGAGACGCCAGACTTCACGGGCGAGTGGGACGGCTAAGGCCGGCCTAGGGCGAAACATCGGGTCCCACATGAACCAGCAGACAGTCATCCAACAAACAGACATCATCCAGCTCACCGCCGTCTCCAAACGCTTTGGCGGTACTCAGGCCCTCGACTCCGTAGATCTCACGATTCGGGCGGGTGAAGTGCACGCCTTTGTCGGCGAGAACGGCGCCGGTAAATCCACGCTTGGCAAAGTGATCGCAGGGGTCTACGTGCCCGACAGCGGGCAACTGGCGGTTGGCGGAACTGCCGTTGGCAGGTGGGACCCGGTGAACGCTCAACGAAGGGGCGTCGTCATGATTGCCCAGGAGCTTTCACTTGTGCCAGATCTCACGGTTGAGCAGAACGTCTTCCTTGGCATCGAGAAAAATATCGGCGGCATCATGCGAGGCGGAGTCACCGAGCGCTTTGTTGAGCTTGAGAAGACGGCCCAGTTTGGGCTCGACCCGAAAGCAAAGATTGAGTCGCTTCGCATCGCCGACCTGCAAAAGGTCGAAATCTTGCGGGCGATTGCCAGGGATGCCAACGTCATCGTGATGGACGAGCCAACCTCATCCCTCACCGCGCACGAAACCAAGCGGCTGCACGAGCTCATCCACCGCCTCAAGGCGCGCGGCTGCACCATCATCTATGTTTCGCATTTCCTTGATGCCGTGCTTGAGGTGAGCGACCGCGTCACGATCATGCGCGACGGCAAACTCATCCGCACGGCAGACGTTGCGAGCGAGACGAAAAAATCCATCGTTGAGGGGATGCTCGGGCGCGCGCTCTCGGTGTCGTTCCCAGAGCGCTCGCCAGGGGCCGACCCCTCGGCCAAACCCCTGCTCACGGTCGAAGGCCTGGCAACTCCTGCTGGCGTGCACGACGTGAGCTTCGAGGTGCGGCCAGGGGAGATCGTTGGGCTGCTTGGGCTTGTTGGTTCAGGTCGCACCGAGATCGCGAGGGCAATCGCCGGGGCCGACCGCACAACGGGCGGCCAAGTTACCTTCGACGGTGCCGACCTCACAAATGGCACCCCAAGATCTACCAAAGAACGCGGTCTCGTGATGGTGCCAGAAGATCGCCACGGCCAGGGGCTCGTGCTCGAACGGAGCGTGCTCGAGAACGTCTCGCTCGCGTTCCTTCGTCGGTTCACGACGGGCGGGGTGATTAAGTCCGCGGAAGAGAAACGCCAAGTCACCAAGATCGTTGGCGAACTCGACATGCGCCCGCTCAAGGTTGGACTGACCGTCCAAGGATTCTCGGGAGGCAACCAGCAGAAAGCTCTGCTGGGTAAGTGGCTTATTGGCGAACCCAAGTTTGTCATCCTCGATGAACCAACTCGTGGCGTTGACGTTGGCGCGAAGCTGACGATCTACGAATTCATCGCCGACCTCGCAAAACAGGGGATTGGCGTGCTGCTGATCTCGTCAGAACACGAAGAAGTCCTTGGCCTCGCCCACAGGGCGCACCTGGTGAGCGGGGGCACCCTCACTGGGGATGTTGACCCAGCCAGCACCACCGTTGAAGAAGTTTTGGCACGGCTATTTGCCGTTGAAGACCAGAAGGAAGCCACCCTATGAGTATCACGTCACCCGCGGTTGGAACTCGAGACACCAAAGCGGTCTCGATCCTGACTTTTGCACGGGACTACGCCGTTCTGATTCTGCTTGTTGTGCTGTTTATCGTGCTGAGCATTTCGTCGCCGTCATTCCTGACCTTTAACAACATCGTCAACATCATCAACCAGAACGCACCGCTCGCGATCATCGCGACGGCGGGAACGTTTGTGGTGATCTCCGGTGCCTTTGATCTCTCGACGGGCGCGATTTTTGCGGTTGGTAGCGTGCTTGCCGCAAGCGTCGCCGTCGCGACTGATAACGCGGCGCTGGCGCTGCTGGCCGCCCCGGTGGTTGGTCTCATCCTCGGCCTACTCAACGGGCTCGCCGTGACGATGCTTCGGGTGCACTCGTTCCTCGCGACGCTCGCGTCGAGCCTGGTGTTCAAAGCGGTTGCCGTGCTCATCACCGGCGGCTCGCTCATCACCGTCACAACTCCAGGGTTCTCCTGGCTTGGTCGGGAGCGCATCGGCGGGATCTTTGTGCCGGTGTTTATTCTTGTCGTCGTTGCCGGCGTCATGTGGTTTGTGCTCAAGCGCACCACGTTTGGTCGCTATGTGTTTGCGATCGGCGGCAATGACGAGGCCGCTCACCTGTCTGGTGTGAGGGTCGACAAGATGCGCGTCATCGTGTTTATGCTCAGCGGGCTTGCCGCAGGCATCGCGGCCGCCATCGCGGTTTCGCGCATCGGCTCTGGCCAGCCACAGGCGGGAACCGGCATCGAGCTGCAGGCCATCGCCGCCGTCATCCTTGGCGGGACGAGTATCTACGGCGGTGTTGGGGCGGTGTGGCGCTCGGTTGCTGGTGTGTTCCTCATCGCGCTCATCGGCAACGGTTTCGACATCCTCAATTTCAACCCGCAGATCAAGGATCTGGTGACGGGTCTGATCATCCTGGCCGCCGTCGCGCTCGCCGCGGTTGGTAAGCGCCGCTAAACCTGCATCTATTTGCGAGTTTCTGCGGAATTTGCGGCTTTTCTGAACAGAAAGTCGCAAATAGATGCAGGTTCGCATCCCAATAAGAAGGAGTTATGTTTATGTCCCATCAGGTGAGAGTCGCAGTCGACGTGGGAGGAACCTTCACCGACGTGGTGAAGCTGGTTCCCGAAACCGGCGAACTGCGCTTCGAGAAAGTCGCCACCACCTCGACCGAGCCGACCAAGGGTGTTCTTGAGGGTTTTGATCGGGCCGAGGCCAACATCGCCGATGTTGTGATGTTTAACCACGGCACAACCCTTGGCCTCAATTCGTTGCTCACCAGGCGCGGAGCCAGGGTTGCCATCATCTCGACCAAGGGGTTCAGGGACGTCTACCTGCTTGGCCGCACCGACCGCAACGTCATGTACGACATCAAATACCGCAAACCGAAGGCGCTGCTTGAGCGCTACGACACGTTTGAGGTTGACGAGCGCAGCTACTTCGACGGCTCGGTTGTGCGCCCGCTGGATGAGGCCGAGGCCAGGTCGATTGCCGAGACCATCAAGGAGCGCGGCTACGAGGCAGTTGCCATCACATTCCTACACTCGTACACCAACCCCGCTCACGAACAGCGGATGCGCGAAATCCTGCTTGAGGTGGCGCCTGAGGTTGAGGTCACGCTCTCGCACGAACTCTCGCGAGAGTACCGCGAATACGAGCGCACAAGCACCGCCGTGCTCGACGCCTACATTAAGCCCATCATGCGCCGCTACCTACACGCCCTTGAGGACGAGCTCATCGGCCGCGGCTTTGGCGGGCAGTTCCTCATGTCTCGCTCCGGCGGCGGAGCAATGACGGCGACCGCAGCCCGCGAGCAGCCGGTGAACCTCATCCTGTCTGGCCCCGCCGGCGGCGTGATTGGTGCCGCGGCGTTCTCGCACCTCATCAACACCCCAAACCTCATCACGATCGACATGGGCGGCACAAGCCTTGACGCCTCCCTCGTGCTTGACCACTCGCCGCTGCTGTACCAGGGCGCCGAGTTTGAGGGCCTCCCTATTAATACTCCGTCGCTCAACATCCAGACCATCGGTGCCGGTGGCGGCTCAATCGCGTGGCTGGATGGTGCCGGTGCCCTGCAGGTTGGCCCGCAGAGCGCTGGCGCGTTTCCAGGGCCAGCAGCCTACGGTCGCGGCGGCGAGCAGCCGACCTTCACCGATGCGGCCCTCGCCATCGGTTACCTCGGCGGTGACACCCCGCTGGGCGGAACGCTCACGCTTGACGCCAAAAAATCCGTTGCCGCTCTTGAACCGGTTGCCGCGCAGCTTGGGATGACGGCCCTCGCCCTCGCCCGCGGCGTCGTGCAGATCTCAACGACCAAGATCATGGGCGCGGTTCGGGCGATTACGGTTGAGCTTGGACTCGACCCAGTCGACTTCTCGCTCCTCTCGTTTGGCGGAGGCGGCGGGCTCGTTGCCGTTGATGTTGCACGCGAGCTTGGCATCCCATCGGTTGTGGTTCCTCCTGGGCAGGGCGCATTTTCGGCCCTCGGGATGCTTATGGCCGACGTCCAGCACGATTATGCCCGCACCTCGGTCACGTTCCTCAACAGCATCGAGACCGACTACGTGCAGCGCGCCTATGCAGAGATGGAAGACGAAGCCAACGCCACGCTCGACGGCGAGGGTTTTGCCGAGGATGCGCGCCATTTCGAGCGCTCGATCGATGTTCGCTATTCCGGCCAGGAGCACTCCGTGACCGTTGCCTGCCCGTCGGTCATCGACGACAGCTTTGTCGCGACCGTCGAGCGCGAGTTCTTCGAACTGCACGAGCGTCAGTATGGGCACACCATGAGCGATCCGATTGAGATCACCACGTTCCGCGTGATGGCCAACGGCATCGTTGACAAGCCATCCATCCCAACGATTGAGGCTCGCACTGGCGGCGAGATTCCCCGCATCGGGGAGCGGACGGTGCACCTCACCGACGCAGACTCGCAGCAGTATTCGCTGTACTCGCGCGAGAGCCTGCTCGCAGGAGATGAGATCGCGGGACCAGCAGTTATCACCGAACACACCGCGACCACGGTTATGCACGAGGGCGACACCCTTCGCGTTGGCCCATACGGCGAACTGGTTATCACCATCGCAACACCAGAGACGGAAGGCGCGTAATGAACGACGCAATTACCACTGAGATCATCAGGCACGGCCTTCTTGCCGCTGCCGAGGAGGTTGCCCGCAACCTCTGCCGCACCGCCTACAACACGGTGGTTTACGAGATTCACGATTACGGCATCGGCATCCACGACGTCAACGGCGACGTGGTTGCGGATGCGCCCGGTATTGCCGTCTTCACCCGTGGCAACGACTACGGCATCAAGAAGTCGATCGAGTTCCTTGGCATCGACGGCATGGGTGAGGGCGACGTGTTCATCCTCAACTACCCCTACTGGTCGTCAGCGCACACCCTCGACCCGCTTGTGTTTGCCCCCATCCATTTTGAGGGCGAACTCATCGGCTTTGCGTCGTGCCGCATCCACGTGCTTGACCTCAAGCAGAAGGATGCCGGATATGTGCTCGACTCGACCGACATCTTCCAGGAGGGCCTCGTCTTCCCCGCAACCCGCCTGTATCAGAACGGCGTGCAGAACGACGAGATCTTCAACTTCCTTCGCTTCAACTCGCGGATGCCAGAGCGCACCATCGGCGACATCCAGGCCCAGGTCTCTGCCTGCTTCTCTGGCGCTCGCCGTACCAAGGAGATCGCGAGTAAGTATGGAGTTGAGGCGCTCCGCGAGGGCATGCGACGCATCAACGAGCACGGCAAGAACCTTGCGCTGCTTGCGCTCAAGGAGCTGCCAAACGGCACGTGGAACGCGCACGACTTCGTTGACAGCGATGGCATCGACGTTGACGACCTTGTGAAGCTGAACGCCACCGTCACCATCACCGACGACGAGATGATCATCGACTGGTCCGGGAGCGCAACCGGTCTTAAGGGGCCGATCAACCTGCCGGTTGGTCAGACGGAGGCCCTCTGCAGCCTCATCTTCAAGTCGCTCACCACGCCGGACACCCCGGTGGTTGCTGGCAACTTTGCGCCGCTCCGCGTGATCACCGAGCCAGGAAGCGTGATGCACGCCGTGCATCCGATGCCAACATTCACGCTGTGGACCGGGTTGCTTGCGGGCGAGGTGGTGCTCAAAGCGCTTTCGCAGGGCCTTCCAGACTTGGTGCCGGCCTGCTCAGGCGGAGACGTGTGCTCAATGATGGGCCTCGGCGTGAACCCGCGCACGGGAGACTCGTGGCTTGAGGCGACCAACGAGGCCGTTGGATTTGGTGCACACTCTTCCGGCGACGGCGAAGACGGCATCATGCACCTTTCGGAACCCGGATGCCGCAACAACCCGGTTGAGGTGCTCGAAACGAAGTCACCAATGATCATTGAGTCCTACGGCTACCGTCCCGACACGGGCGGCGCAGGATTCTACCGGGGTGGCGTTGGTGTGAGCCGCGTGTATCGCTTCACGGCAGACTCCGTTGGCATCTGCCTCGTCTACAAGACGAAGTCGGCGCCGTGGGCTATTAACGGCGGGGAACAGGGCGTGCCGAACCAAATTGTGATCAACCCAGGCACCGAACGTGAAGTCATCAAGGCGGGAAGTTACAACCATCTCAAGGCCGGCGAGGTGCTCGCAAACAACACCGGTGGTGGTGGCGGATACGGCCGCGCGTTTGATCGCGATGCGGATGCCGTGGCCCGCGACGTTCGCAACGGTTTTGTCTCGATTCTGGCGGCCGAACGCGACTATGGTGTTGTAGTAGACCCAGGTTCGTTTGCCGTTGATGTGGCGCGCACCAACACGCTCCGTTCGAAGGCATCCTCATGACCCAAGCATCCACACTGACCATCGTCAACGCCGTCATTTTTGACGGTGTGAGTGAGACCCTCGTTGAGGGTGGCATTCGTATCGTTGACGGCGTGATTACCGACGTGGGTGCTGGCGTTGTCGCCGCCGGTGGAGAAGACGTTTACGACGCTGAGGGGCGCACGGTTGTCCCCGGCATGATTGACGCCCACTTCCACGCCTACGCCATTAGCCTGTTGAGCGGCATTATCGAGAAGTCGCCAAAAAGCTACGTTGCTCTCAAGGGCAGCCTTCGCCTTGAGGATGCGCTGCGTCGCGGCTTCACCACCGTGCGCGACGTTGCCGGAGGGGACCAGGGCCTTGCGAGGGCCGTTCGCGAGGGCCTCATCCCTTCGCCGCGCTATTTCTTCACCGGTCCAGGGCTGAGCCAGACGGGTGGCCACGGCGACCCGCGCGACGGTGAACTCAACGAATGCCTCGAAGACGGCTGCATGACCGAGGTTGTTGACGGTGTTGAGGCCATCCGTCACGCGGTGCGCGAGCGCCTGCACCACGGCGCACACGCCATCAAGATCATGGCGAGCGGCGGCGTGATCTCGCTCACGGACCCCATCCGGATTCCGCAGTACTCAAACGAAGAGGTGCAGGTCGCCGTTGCCGAGGCTACGCGCCGCGGCAGCTACGTGGCCGCGCACGCATACTCGCCAGAGGCCATCCGGCACTCGGTTGAGAACGGCGTTCGTTCGATCGAGCACGGCAACCTGCTTGATGCCGAGACGGCGCAGCTGATGGCTGAGCACGATGCCTTCCTGGTGCCAACCCTCGCAGCGTATGACGCGATGGACCGTCGTGGCGCGGCAATGGGCCTCCCCGAGGTGTCACAAGCCAAAAACAAAGAGGTGCTTGTCGCCGGGCAGCAGGCTATTGTGCTTGCTCGTGCCGCAGGAGTGCAGATTGGCTTTGGCTCCGACCTCATGGGCGACCTCGCCGATGACCAGCTGCGCGGCCTCGTGCTGCAGATTGAGGTTGACGGTGTACTCAACGCGCTCCGTTCGGTGACCTCGGTGAACGCGGCCCTGCTGCAGCAGGACAACATCGGCCGCATCGCCGAAGGCTTTGCTGGCGACGTTGTGGTTTTCGACGGTAACCCGTTTGAGCAGCCAGAACTCATTACCGATGAGCAGTATTCCCGCGTGGTTGTGCAGAACGGCGCAATCGTCTCTCGCTGAGGCTGGCGCATCCCACACCTGCACATCGCGGGTGCAGAGGTCATCGAGTGCCCTCATATCGACCCTAAAGCCTGAGCTTAGGTCGATATGGGGGCACTCGGCGCTTGTGCTGGTGGGGGGTGGGGGCGTGGGCTGTGCGGTTGCCGTCCA from Lysinibacter cavernae harbors:
- a CDS encoding hydantoinase/oxoprolinase family protein, which translates into the protein MSHQVRVAVDVGGTFTDVVKLVPETGELRFEKVATTSTEPTKGVLEGFDRAEANIADVVMFNHGTTLGLNSLLTRRGARVAIISTKGFRDVYLLGRTDRNVMYDIKYRKPKALLERYDTFEVDERSYFDGSVVRPLDEAEARSIAETIKERGYEAVAITFLHSYTNPAHEQRMREILLEVAPEVEVTLSHELSREYREYERTSTAVLDAYIKPIMRRYLHALEDELIGRGFGGQFLMSRSGGGAMTATAAREQPVNLILSGPAGGVIGAAAFSHLINTPNLITIDMGGTSLDASLVLDHSPLLYQGAEFEGLPINTPSLNIQTIGAGGGSIAWLDGAGALQVGPQSAGAFPGPAAYGRGGEQPTFTDAALAIGYLGGDTPLGGTLTLDAKKSVAALEPVAAQLGMTALALARGVVQISTTKIMGAVRAITVELGLDPVDFSLLSFGGGGGLVAVDVARELGIPSVVVPPGQGAFSALGMLMADVQHDYARTSVTFLNSIETDYVQRAYAEMEDEANATLDGEGFAEDARHFERSIDVRYSGQEHSVTVACPSVIDDSFVATVEREFFELHERQYGHTMSDPIEITTFRVMANGIVDKPSIPTIEARTGGEIPRIGERTVHLTDADSQQYSLYSRESLLAGDEIAGPAVITEHTATTVMHEGDTLRVGPYGELVITIATPETEGA
- a CDS encoding hydantoinase B/oxoprolinase family protein: MNDAITTEIIRHGLLAAAEEVARNLCRTAYNTVVYEIHDYGIGIHDVNGDVVADAPGIAVFTRGNDYGIKKSIEFLGIDGMGEGDVFILNYPYWSSAHTLDPLVFAPIHFEGELIGFASCRIHVLDLKQKDAGYVLDSTDIFQEGLVFPATRLYQNGVQNDEIFNFLRFNSRMPERTIGDIQAQVSACFSGARRTKEIASKYGVEALREGMRRINEHGKNLALLALKELPNGTWNAHDFVDSDGIDVDDLVKLNATVTITDDEMIIDWSGSATGLKGPINLPVGQTEALCSLIFKSLTTPDTPVVAGNFAPLRVITEPGSVMHAVHPMPTFTLWTGLLAGEVVLKALSQGLPDLVPACSGGDVCSMMGLGVNPRTGDSWLEATNEAVGFGAHSSGDGEDGIMHLSEPGCRNNPVEVLETKSPMIIESYGYRPDTGGAGFYRGGVGVSRVYRFTADSVGICLVYKTKSAPWAINGGEQGVPNQIVINPGTEREVIKAGSYNHLKAGEVLANNTGGGGGYGRAFDRDADAVARDVRNGFVSILAAERDYGVVVDPGSFAVDVARTNTLRSKASS
- a CDS encoding ABC transporter permease, which produces MSITSPAVGTRDTKAVSILTFARDYAVLILLVVLFIVLSISSPSFLTFNNIVNIINQNAPLAIIATAGTFVVISGAFDLSTGAIFAVGSVLAASVAVATDNAALALLAAPVVGLILGLLNGLAVTMLRVHSFLATLASSLVFKAVAVLITGGSLITVTTPGFSWLGRERIGGIFVPVFILVVVAGVMWFVLKRTTFGRYVFAIGGNDEAAHLSGVRVDKMRVIVFMLSGLAAGIAAAIAVSRIGSGQPQAGTGIELQAIAAVILGGTSIYGGVGAVWRSVAGVFLIALIGNGFDILNFNPQIKDLVTGLIILAAVALAAVGKRR
- a CDS encoding sugar ABC transporter ATP-binding protein, which codes for MNQQTVIQQTDIIQLTAVSKRFGGTQALDSVDLTIRAGEVHAFVGENGAGKSTLGKVIAGVYVPDSGQLAVGGTAVGRWDPVNAQRRGVVMIAQELSLVPDLTVEQNVFLGIEKNIGGIMRGGVTERFVELEKTAQFGLDPKAKIESLRIADLQKVEILRAIARDANVIVMDEPTSSLTAHETKRLHELIHRLKARGCTIIYVSHFLDAVLEVSDRVTIMRDGKLIRTADVASETKKSIVEGMLGRALSVSFPERSPGADPSAKPLLTVEGLATPAGVHDVSFEVRPGEIVGLLGLVGSGRTEIARAIAGADRTTGGQVTFDGADLTNGTPRSTKERGLVMVPEDRHGQGLVLERSVLENVSLAFLRRFTTGGVIKSAEEKRQVTKIVGELDMRPLKVGLTVQGFSGGNQQKALLGKWLIGEPKFVILDEPTRGVDVGAKLTIYEFIADLAKQGIGVLLISSEHEEVLGLAHRAHLVSGGTLTGDVDPASTTVEEVLARLFAVEDQKEATL
- a CDS encoding metal-dependent hydrolase family protein, translated to MTQASTLTIVNAVIFDGVSETLVEGGIRIVDGVITDVGAGVVAAGGEDVYDAEGRTVVPGMIDAHFHAYAISLLSGIIEKSPKSYVALKGSLRLEDALRRGFTTVRDVAGGDQGLARAVREGLIPSPRYFFTGPGLSQTGGHGDPRDGELNECLEDGCMTEVVDGVEAIRHAVRERLHHGAHAIKIMASGGVISLTDPIRIPQYSNEEVQVAVAEATRRGSYVAAHAYSPEAIRHSVENGVRSIEHGNLLDAETAQLMAEHDAFLVPTLAAYDAMDRRGAAMGLPEVSQAKNKEVLVAGQQAIVLARAAGVQIGFGSDLMGDLADDQLRGLVLQIEVDGVLNALRSVTSVNAALLQQDNIGRIAEGFAGDVVVFDGNPFEQPELITDEQYSRVVVQNGAIVSR
- a CDS encoding substrate-binding domain-containing protein — protein: MTKTRIQKSLGAIALSASALLLFTGCANNGNGGESNADGDSYNVAVLAASSQNGYNQAVYKGVEDYAKTLDKKVNLTLLDGQFNSETQLSQLQNVTGDSQYDGVIVVPNDGPTLAAAFPTVNEIPVVAVLNPIGPDIDKMEAQVEGVVSTVAVPPSDAATTQAELVVDYCKDIDPCKVALLVGNLSATLDVARRDAYREVLDSEKNIEIVSELEGNYDRDKSLTAVSNMLQSTPDVNVILSNADQQTTGAQIALENAGIEPSSVYLTGGGGTTGAVTAVRDGIWQADYLNFPVSMGSAALEQLINSLEGKDVKAVVDADAVGGMDAFVTKETLDETPDFTGEWDG